One part of the Chryseobacterium mulctrae genome encodes these proteins:
- a CDS encoding SRPBCC family protein: MVHQLKRQQQLNCDIKTAWKFFSSANNLSEITPKDMNFVVRTQLSDDEIYKGMLIDYYVSPLFGIKLNWQTEITEVNFEKSFTDFQKKGPFKLWNHFHEFILNDKGILMIDTVSYELSFGFLGEIAHSVMVKKKLEHIFDYRFKILEETFNKK, from the coding sequence ATGGTACACCAGCTTAAGCGTCAACAACAACTTAACTGCGATATAAAAACTGCCTGGAAATTTTTCTCTTCGGCAAATAATCTTTCAGAAATTACCCCAAAAGACATGAATTTTGTGGTAAGAACACAGCTTTCTGATGATGAAATCTATAAAGGAATGTTGATCGATTATTATGTTTCACCTCTTTTTGGAATTAAACTAAACTGGCAAACCGAAATTACGGAAGTTAACTTTGAGAAAAGCTTCACCGATTTTCAGAAAAAAGGTCCTTTCAAACTATGGAATCATTTTCATGAGTTTATTCTTAATGATAAAGGTATTTTGATGATAGATACAGTAAGTTATGAATTATCTTTTGGATTTTTAGGAGAAATTGCACACAGCGTAATGGTAAAGAAAAAGTTGGAACATATTTTCGATTACCGATTTAAAATTTTAGAAGAAACATTTAATAAAAAATAG
- a CDS encoding phytoene/squalene synthase family protein → MKKLFDELSYKISKQTTKQYSTSFSLGILALSPKIRNSIYAIYGYVRLADEIVDSFHGFDRTTLLARFREQTNQALEEKISLNPILQAFQETIHRYEIDVQLINQFLKSMEMDLQKIDYDSELYKEYILGSAEVVGLMCLHIFVDGNKEKYNQLKPSAMKLGSAFQKVNFLRDMKDDYQILGRTYFPNVDISYFDNVVKSQIEKEIYDEFKEALEGIKKLPNSSRFGVYLAYRYYTSLFTKIKKTSANKIINQRIRISNGRKFSLMMSSYVQYKMSFL, encoded by the coding sequence ATGAAAAAACTTTTCGATGAACTTTCTTATAAGATCAGCAAACAGACAACAAAACAATACAGCACGAGTTTTTCTTTGGGAATTTTGGCGCTTTCACCCAAGATCAGAAATTCTATTTATGCCATCTACGGATATGTAAGATTGGCTGATGAAATTGTCGACAGCTTTCATGGTTTTGACCGTACTACTCTTTTGGCTAGATTTCGTGAGCAAACCAATCAGGCTTTAGAAGAAAAAATTTCTTTAAACCCGATCTTGCAGGCGTTTCAGGAGACGATTCACCGATATGAGATCGATGTGCAACTAATTAATCAGTTTCTTAAAAGTATGGAAATGGATTTGCAGAAAATCGATTATGATTCTGAGCTTTATAAAGAATATATTCTCGGTTCTGCAGAAGTTGTCGGCTTAATGTGTCTTCATATTTTTGTAGACGGAAATAAAGAAAAATACAATCAACTGAAACCTTCTGCGATGAAATTGGGTTCAGCTTTTCAGAAAGTGAATTTTCTTCGTGACATGAAAGATGATTATCAGATTTTGGGACGTACTTATTTCCCTAATGTTGATATTTCTTACTTTGATAATGTTGTAAAGTCTCAAATTGAAAAAGAAATTTATGATGAGTTTAAGGAAGCTTTAGAAGGGATCAAAAAACTTCCCAATTCATCAAGGTTTGGAGTTTATCTGGCTTATCGATATTATACTTCTCTTTTCACAAAAATAAAAAAAACCTCTGCCAATAAGATTATCAACCAAAGAATCAGAATATCAAACGGTAGAAAATTTTCTTTAATGATGAGCAGCTATGTGCAATACAAAATGTCTTTTCTATAA
- a CDS encoding phytoene desaturase family protein, with product MIKKIAVIGSGFSGLSAAAYAAQAGHEVHIFEKNSSLGGRARQFTTDNGYVFDMGPSWYWMPDIIEDFFNAFNKKTSDYYELVSLNPQFEMVFSDGIMAVPKDYSEMRDVFENIEKGAAKKLDEFMEDAKYKYEVGMKDFVTKPCHSWFEFVSPKIAKSALKLDLLSNFHRFVRKYFSHPKLIMLMEFPVIFLGAAPKDIPALYSLMNYGGYKLGTWYPMGGFYKVIEAMSEIAKEQDVQFHLNSNVEEIKIKDGKAQSIIVNGSEIEFDSVIASSDYHHTEQNLLQKEYQNYNEDYWKKKTFAPSCLIYYLGFKEKIQNLKHHTLFFENDLELHTSEIYEDKKWPTKPLFYACCPSKTDKNVAPENCENVFLLMPIAIGIEDKEEIREKYFLEMIERLEKHTKLSNLLSKIDYKKSYCINDFKNDYNAYQGNAYGLANTLNQTAVLKPSLRNKKVKNLFYTGQLTVPGPGVPPSIISGKIAATEATK from the coding sequence ATGATTAAAAAAATAGCAGTTATCGGTTCGGGATTTTCAGGATTATCTGCTGCAGCTTATGCTGCACAAGCTGGTCATGAAGTTCACATTTTTGAAAAAAACAGCAGTTTGGGAGGAAGAGCCAGACAATTTACCACCGATAATGGTTATGTTTTTGATATGGGACCAAGTTGGTATTGGATGCCCGATATTATTGAAGATTTTTTCAATGCATTTAATAAAAAAACTTCCGACTATTACGAATTGGTTTCTTTAAACCCTCAATTTGAAATGGTTTTTTCTGACGGAATTATGGCTGTTCCGAAAGATTATTCTGAAATGCGAGATGTTTTTGAAAATATCGAAAAAGGAGCAGCAAAAAAGCTTGACGAGTTCATGGAAGACGCAAAGTACAAATACGAAGTCGGAATGAAAGATTTCGTGACAAAACCTTGTCATTCATGGTTTGAATTTGTTTCTCCAAAGATTGCAAAAAGTGCTTTAAAGCTTGATTTATTATCCAATTTTCACCGTTTTGTAAGAAAATATTTCTCACATCCAAAACTGATCATGCTAATGGAATTTCCTGTTATTTTTCTCGGAGCTGCTCCAAAAGATATTCCGGCTTTGTACAGCCTGATGAATTATGGTGGTTACAAATTGGGAACATGGTATCCGATGGGAGGTTTTTATAAAGTGATTGAAGCTATGTCTGAAATTGCCAAAGAACAAGACGTTCAGTTTCATTTAAATTCAAATGTTGAAGAAATTAAAATTAAAGATGGTAAAGCACAATCAATCATTGTCAACGGTTCAGAAATTGAGTTTGATAGTGTAATTGCTTCTTCTGATTATCATCACACAGAACAGAATTTGCTTCAGAAAGAATATCAAAATTACAACGAAGATTATTGGAAAAAGAAAACTTTCGCACCTTCTTGCTTGATTTATTATTTAGGATTTAAAGAAAAAATTCAAAATCTGAAACATCATACTTTATTTTTTGAAAATGATCTGGAACTTCATACTTCTGAAATTTACGAAGATAAAAAATGGCCGACAAAACCTTTATTTTATGCTTGCTGTCCATCAAAAACAGATAAAAATGTAGCTCCTGAAAATTGCGAAAATGTATTTCTTTTAATGCCAATTGCAATAGGAATTGAAGATAAAGAAGAAATCAGAGAAAAATATTTTCTTGAAATGATTGAAAGGCTTGAAAAACACACCAAATTATCAAATCTTTTATCAAAAATCGATTATAAAAAAAGCTATTGCATTAATGATTTCAAAAACGATTACAATGCATACCAAGGAAATGCTTATGGTTTGGCTAACACGCTGAATCAGACTGCAGTTCTCAAACCTTCACTGAGAAACAAAAAAGTAAAAAATCTTTTTTATACAGGACAACTCACCGTTCCCGGACCGGGAGTTCCACCTTCGATTATATCCGGAAAAATAGCCGCAACCGAAGCCACTAAATAA
- a CDS encoding MarR family winged helix-turn-helix transcriptional regulator, translating to MNYNLAKDVIQLLEQFDSENTNSQYTSDIEGFKTWVQHQENKKTPTQKNIVWEGKENGRSPESVISTLLVHLNRYAKTYSKSAIAGSEFSTQEEFIYLITLKSFGNMTKTELIKKNIQDKPVGNLIINRLIKQNWVEQSDSKTDKRSKVLTITEKGIETLEKQMTNIRNATKIVSGNLTKDEKYILIELLNKLDHFHNPIFGRNIDSTNLLDTVFKEYSFNDN from the coding sequence ATGAATTATAATTTAGCAAAAGATGTAATTCAGTTGCTTGAACAATTTGATTCTGAAAATACAAATTCACAATATACTTCTGATATTGAAGGATTTAAAACCTGGGTTCAGCATCAAGAAAATAAGAAAACACCTACTCAAAAAAATATTGTTTGGGAAGGAAAAGAAAACGGAAGAAGCCCGGAAAGCGTTATTAGTACACTACTTGTTCATTTGAACAGATACGCAAAGACTTATTCAAAGTCTGCAATTGCCGGTTCAGAATTTTCTACACAAGAAGAGTTTATCTACCTGATCACTCTAAAATCTTTTGGTAATATGACCAAAACTGAACTGATTAAGAAAAATATTCAGGACAAACCGGTGGGAAACTTGATTATTAACAGACTGATTAAACAAAATTGGGTAGAACAATCTGATTCTAAAACGGATAAAAGATCGAAAGTATTGACTATTACTGAAAAGGGTATTGAAACACTGGAAAAGCAAATGACTAATATCAGAAATGCGACCAAAATCGTCAGTGGAAATCTTACAAAAGATGAAAAATACATCTTGATTGAGCTATTAAATAAGCTTGACCACTTTCATAATCCTATTTTTGGCAGAAATATTGACAGTACAAATTTATTAGATACGGTCTTTAAAGAATATTCATTTAATGATAATTAA
- a CDS encoding helix-turn-helix domain-containing protein translates to MFVFRKILLFNILLISFLTAAQNHLTASQLKTKISNNSKLYKNNIDEAYKELNGLLKQSIILKDSISEMKILDRKCRYFYSKNMMDSLIITSENLRKKSSLYKDIYFEAMSNIYIAEIYSINKFPDKAISYLNSAYQILQKDESNSKKIFYAKSNVLNSFANVYLDKNQPKEALKKIYEEIESGKMLKDKNEQDNFQYLNYANLANIYIQINSDSAYHYAKKSILIKPSDVIDDKSMIDNYSVIGKVYKDKKDYKNSIKNFHKALFISNKNGTELNNNQIYHSLKDIYDILNNKDSANFYSNRIEQYELKSLKSKYNSLQEVISKDKKEQENAQNPIWYWIIPAISAIVCGAFLTFKRKKSKVEPEVRPEIDRRETYHHLMELLEKKDPAFLFTFEKVYPEFSNQLLSKNPDLQQSEIEFCALLKMKLSTKDIARISFIETRTVQNKKYRIRKKLDIPQNVDIYQWIDQI, encoded by the coding sequence ATGTTTGTGTTTAGAAAAATACTCTTATTCAACATTCTACTTATAAGTTTTCTGACAGCAGCACAGAATCATCTCACTGCCTCACAACTGAAAACCAAAATCTCCAACAATTCTAAACTCTATAAAAATAATATTGACGAAGCTTATAAAGAACTAAACGGACTCTTGAAGCAGTCTATCATTCTGAAAGACTCTATTTCTGAAATGAAAATTCTCGACAGAAAATGCAGGTATTTTTATAGTAAAAATATGATGGACAGCCTGATTATCACCAGTGAGAATCTTCGAAAAAAATCGAGTTTATATAAAGACATTTATTTTGAAGCGATGTCTAATATTTATATCGCCGAAATATATTCTATCAATAAATTTCCTGATAAAGCAATTTCATATCTAAATTCTGCCTATCAGATTCTTCAAAAAGATGAATCAAACAGTAAAAAAATATTTTATGCAAAATCGAATGTTCTGAATAGTTTTGCCAATGTTTATTTAGATAAAAATCAGCCAAAAGAAGCTTTAAAAAAGATTTACGAAGAAATTGAAAGTGGAAAAATGCTGAAGGATAAAAACGAACAAGACAATTTTCAATATTTGAATTATGCGAATTTGGCAAATATTTACATTCAGATTAATTCAGATTCGGCTTATCATTACGCCAAAAAATCAATTTTAATTAAACCTTCGGATGTAATCGATGACAAATCGATGATTGATAATTATTCTGTAATTGGAAAAGTATATAAAGACAAAAAAGATTACAAAAATTCTATAAAAAACTTTCATAAAGCATTATTTATAAGCAACAAAAACGGAACAGAACTTAATAACAACCAGATTTATCATTCATTAAAAGATATTTACGATATTCTGAATAATAAAGACAGTGCTAATTTTTACAGCAATAGAATTGAGCAATATGAGCTAAAATCTCTCAAAAGCAAATACAATTCTTTACAGGAAGTAATCAGTAAGGATAAAAAAGAACAGGAAAACGCTCAAAATCCTATATGGTATTGGATTATCCCAGCGATTTCCGCGATCGTTTGCGGTGCTTTTTTAACGTTTAAAAGAAAGAAAAGTAAAGTCGAGCCAGAAGTTAGACCGGAAATTGACCGCAGGGAAACCTATCATCATCTTATGGAGCTTTTAGAGAAAAAGGATCCTGCTTTTTTATTTACTTTTGAAAAAGTCTATCCTGAGTTTTCTAATCAACTTCTCAGTAAGAATCCCGATTTGCAACAATCAGAAATTGAGTTTTGCGCCCTGTTAAAAATGAAGCTTTCAACCAAAGATATCGCTAGAATAAGTTTTATAGAAACCAGAACGGTTCAGAATAAAAAGTATCGAATTAGAAAAAAATTAGATATACCTCAGAATGTCGACATTTATCAATGGATTGATCAAATTTAA
- a CDS encoding voltage-gated chloride channel family protein, with protein sequence MFKKNKRSVFKILSVLIQLFFRKYPSVFFVVKWLFITAIIGVFIGCASAFFLQTLEWATQFRENHLWIIVFLPLAGFLVGLLYYYFGKDVEAGNNLLLETIHEPKKTIPFKMAPLVYFGTIITHFFGGSAGREGTALQMAASIADQFSKPLRLSADDRKILIISAIAAGFGSVFGTPIAGAIFGLEVSLTGRIKYKALFPAISASIIADLVTKLLNTHHTEYLINFVPEISLLNILYALIAGISFGICAAFFSKTIHKTGDFFKSKISYPPLRPLIGGVIILLSVWLMGTTKYLGLGIPTILDSFSQQLPAYDFALKAIITIITLASGFKGGEVTPLFFIGATLGNALGYFIPLPLALLAGMGFVAVFAGATNTPIACSVMAFELFGIECGVYVIIACVVSYLFSGQNSIYKSQIIDKSKHKRYWKKEEYL encoded by the coding sequence ATGTTTAAAAAAAATAAAAGATCGGTTTTTAAAATTCTCAGTGTTTTAATTCAATTATTTTTCAGAAAATATCCTTCTGTATTTTTTGTAGTGAAATGGCTTTTCATTACTGCAATTATTGGAGTATTTATCGGATGCGCGTCCGCTTTTTTCTTACAAACTTTAGAATGGGCAACCCAATTCAGAGAAAATCATCTTTGGATTATTGTTTTTTTACCTTTAGCTGGATTTTTAGTTGGTTTATTATATTACTATTTCGGAAAAGATGTTGAAGCCGGAAACAATTTATTATTAGAAACCATTCATGAGCCCAAAAAGACAATTCCTTTTAAGATGGCTCCATTGGTCTATTTTGGAACAATAATTACTCATTTTTTTGGAGGTTCTGCAGGTCGTGAAGGAACGGCTTTGCAAATGGCAGCATCAATTGCCGATCAGTTTTCAAAACCGTTAAGACTTTCAGCTGATGATAGGAAAATTTTAATTATTTCTGCGATTGCAGCAGGATTTGGTTCTGTTTTCGGAACTCCAATAGCCGGAGCGATTTTCGGACTGGAAGTTTCTCTTACTGGAAGAATAAAATACAAAGCTTTATTTCCCGCAATTTCCGCATCAATTATTGCAGATTTAGTTACAAAATTATTAAACACTCATCATACTGAATACCTCATCAATTTCGTGCCTGAAATTTCATTGTTGAATATTTTATATGCTCTTATTGCCGGTATTTCCTTTGGTATTTGTGCCGCTTTTTTCAGTAAAACCATCCATAAAACAGGAGATTTTTTTAAATCTAAAATTTCTTATCCGCCACTTCGCCCGTTGATTGGAGGAGTTATTATTTTACTATCAGTCTGGTTAATGGGAACCACAAAATATCTTGGTTTAGGAATCCCTACAATTTTAGATTCTTTTTCGCAACAGCTTCCTGCTTATGATTTTGCTTTAAAAGCGATTATTACGATTATTACTTTGGCTTCGGGCTTTAAAGGTGGTGAAGTGACTCCGTTATTTTTTATTGGTGCAACTTTAGGAAATGCTTTAGGATATTTTATCCCTTTACCTTTAGCACTTTTGGCGGGAATGGGTTTTGTGGCAGTCTTTGCAGGAGCAACCAATACACCGATTGCGTGCAGCGTAATGGCTTTTGAATTATTTGGAATAGAATGCGGAGTTTATGTGATCATTGCGTGTGTTGTTTCTTATTTATTTTCCGGACAAAACAGTATTTATAAAAGTCAAATTATTGACAAGTCTAAGCACAAAAGATATTGGAAAAAGGAGGAATATCTTTAA
- a CDS encoding aldo/keto reductase — MEKMKIKNTDLLIAPINFGGNVFGWTLDEKKSFDILDQFTAGGFNFIDTADTYSWWVNGKGGQSEEIIGKWMKERNNRNDLVIATKVGSETKEHGFDISKKHILKSVDESLARLQTDRIDLYYTHFDDQKTPVEETLEAYDEIIKAGKVRYIAASNLSPERLKESFEVAEKNNLPKYVALQPHYNLLEREKFESQYANLVKEYDLSVFTYWSLAAGFLTGKYRNEDDLKKSARGEGVRKYLDEKGLNVLKALDEISARLETTQASVALAWLLANPLVTAPIVSATSESQLKTLFAAPELKLSSEDVELLNKVSQ; from the coding sequence ATGGAAAAGATGAAAATAAAAAATACGGATCTTTTAATAGCACCGATAAATTTTGGAGGAAATGTTTTTGGTTGGACTTTAGATGAGAAAAAATCGTTTGATATTTTAGATCAGTTTACAGCAGGAGGTTTCAATTTTATTGATACAGCCGATACGTATTCTTGGTGGGTAAATGGAAAAGGCGGTCAGTCGGAAGAAATTATCGGAAAATGGATGAAAGAAAGAAACAACCGAAATGATTTGGTGATCGCAACGAAAGTAGGCTCAGAAACAAAAGAGCATGGTTTCGACATCAGCAAAAAACATATTTTAAAATCGGTTGACGAATCTCTTGCTAGACTTCAAACCGATCGTATAGATCTTTATTACACGCATTTTGATGACCAGAAAACTCCGGTTGAAGAAACTTTAGAGGCGTATGATGAAATTATTAAAGCCGGAAAAGTAAGATATATTGCGGCATCAAACCTTTCACCAGAAAGATTAAAAGAATCTTTTGAAGTTGCCGAAAAAAACAATCTTCCGAAATATGTTGCATTACAGCCGCATTATAATCTATTGGAAAGAGAAAAATTTGAATCTCAATATGCAAATTTGGTGAAAGAATATGATTTGAGTGTATTTACCTATTGGTCTTTGGCTGCAGGTTTTCTTACCGGAAAATATCGTAATGAAGATGATTTAAAGAAAAGTGCAAGAGGAGAGGGTGTCAGAAAATATTTGGATGAGAAAGGTCTTAATGTTTTAAAAGCTTTGGATGAAATAAGTGCGAGATTAGAAACAACTCAGGCTTCTGTTGCTTTAGCCTGGCTTTTAGCAAATCCTTTGGTGACCGCTCCAATTGTAAGCGCAACCAGTGAGTCTCAACTGAAAACTTTGTTTGCAGCGCCTGAACTCAAGTTAAGTTCTGAAGATGTTGAGCTTCTAAATAAAGTAAGTCAATAA
- a CDS encoding MBL fold metallo-hydrolase, translating into MKIIPIKEGNFIADKSKNFKILEENPEAKGVRMSIQPFLIITKNDYILIDTGLGWKNKEEKLIINEILKEENIQTSQITKVLLSHLHKDHINGTLVKTDYGFESNFPNAEIYIQKRELDFAFESRGNPSFDFEILEALIQQPNIIWMNDDQGKINDEIYYEVVGGHSPFMQIFKIIENNETAFYGADDLPQESYLKYHVAYKSDFNGKKAMQLRLEWQKEAIENKWKVLLYHDLKKSILQF; encoded by the coding sequence ATGAAAATCATTCCTATAAAAGAAGGTAATTTCATTGCCGATAAATCCAAAAATTTTAAAATTCTTGAAGAAAATCCGGAAGCTAAAGGAGTTCGAATGTCTATTCAACCTTTTTTAATCATTACCAAAAATGATTATATTCTTATCGATACAGGTTTGGGCTGGAAAAACAAAGAAGAAAAGCTGATTATCAATGAAATTTTAAAAGAAGAAAATATTCAGACCAGTCAAATCACAAAGGTTTTGCTTTCACATTTGCATAAAGATCACATCAATGGAACTTTAGTGAAAACAGATTATGGATTTGAATCTAATTTTCCGAATGCTGAAATTTATATTCAAAAAAGAGAACTTGATTTTGCTTTTGAAAGCCGAGGAAATCCATCGTTTGATTTTGAAATTTTAGAAGCGCTCATTCAACAACCCAATATTATTTGGATGAATGATGATCAGGGAAAAATTAATGATGAAATTTATTACGAAGTTGTTGGTGGTCACAGTCCTTTCATGCAGATTTTCAAAATTATCGAGAATAATGAAACGGCATTTTATGGCGCCGATGATCTTCCACAAGAGTCTTATTTAAAATATCATGTCGCTTACAAAAGTGATTTCAATGGTAAAAAAGCCATGCAACTTCGTTTAGAATGGCAAAAAGAAGCTATTGAAAATAAATGGAAAGTTCTTCTTTATCACGATCTTAAAAAAAGTATTTTACAGTTCTAA
- a CDS encoding TetR/AcrR family transcriptional regulator has translation MPRKVVQGPIRDKEKTKQKLLNAVGKILKTKGYSGLMVSKIAAVAGFDKKLIYEYFGSTDKLIDEYIRSQDYWSKFELGEDVDLSDGGREMSKLAILNQFENLKKNKELQKILVWEMSESRPILKKLLDQREEVGEELFKNITDPHFGDKAEEYRAITAILVAGIYHLNLYTGHNGVTFCGIEMKTEEGRKKIEKALVDIIDFAYNK, from the coding sequence ATGCCCAGAAAAGTTGTACAAGGTCCTATTAGAGACAAAGAAAAAACAAAACAAAAACTACTGAATGCAGTAGGAAAGATTTTGAAAACGAAAGGATATTCAGGATTAATGGTAAGCAAGATTGCTGCTGTTGCCGGTTTTGACAAAAAACTGATCTATGAATATTTCGGAAGTACAGACAAATTAATTGATGAATACATCAGATCTCAGGATTACTGGAGTAAATTTGAGTTAGGAGAAGACGTCGATTTGTCTGATGGAGGAAGAGAAATGTCTAAATTGGCAATTCTTAACCAGTTTGAAAACCTGAAGAAAAATAAAGAGCTTCAAAAGATTTTAGTTTGGGAAATGTCTGAAAGCAGACCTATTCTTAAAAAACTTTTGGATCAGAGAGAAGAAGTAGGTGAAGAACTTTTCAAGAATATTACAGATCCTCATTTCGGTGATAAAGCAGAAGAATACAGAGCGATTACTGCAATTTTGGTAGCCGGAATTTACCATTTGAATCTTTATACCGGTCACAACGGAGTTACTTTCTGCGGAATAGAGATGAAAACTGAGGAAGGAAGAAAGAAAATTGAAAAAGCATTGGTAGACATTATTGACTTCGCTTACAATAAATAA
- the dnaX gene encoding DNA polymerase III subunit gamma/tau — translation MENFIVSARKYRPQQFDTVVGQSHITDTLEHAIEENQLAQALLFCGPRGVGKTTCARILARKINEKDGSVSEDGFAYNIYELDAASNNSVDDIRELIDQVRFAPQVGQYKVYIIDEVHMLSSAAFNAFLKTLEEPPAHAIFILATTEKHKIIPTILSRCQIYDFKRITILDIQSHLRGIAEKENVKYEDDALYLIAQKADGALRDALSIFDRLSTFSQKNITLAKAAEVLNILDYDQYLKIVDLAKENKIPEILFAFNEIVKKGFDPHLFIAGLGNHFRDLMMAQNSSTIDLIEVGEQTKVKFVEQGQKWSPQNLIDGIEICNHADINYKNSKNPRLTVEIALMQLSSLSAAGEIAKKKSS, via the coding sequence ATGGAAAATTTTATCGTATCTGCAAGAAAATACCGTCCTCAACAGTTTGATACCGTTGTTGGGCAATCTCATATTACAGATACTTTAGAACACGCCATTGAAGAAAACCAGTTGGCGCAGGCATTATTGTTTTGCGGACCGCGTGGTGTTGGTAAAACTACTTGCGCCAGAATTCTGGCAAGAAAAATCAACGAAAAAGACGGATCTGTCTCTGAAGATGGTTTTGCTTATAATATTTATGAGCTCGATGCAGCATCCAATAACTCTGTTGATGATATTCGTGAGCTGATTGATCAGGTGCGTTTTGCACCTCAGGTTGGTCAGTACAAAGTGTATATCATTGATGAGGTTCACATGTTGTCTTCTGCTGCATTTAATGCTTTTCTTAAGACTTTAGAAGAGCCTCCTGCTCATGCTATTTTTATCTTGGCGACAACCGAAAAGCATAAAATTATTCCAACAATTTTATCGCGTTGTCAGATTTATGATTTCAAGAGAATCACAATTCTTGATATTCAGAGTCATTTAAGAGGGATTGCAGAAAAAGAAAATGTAAAGTATGAAGACGATGCATTGTATTTGATTGCTCAAAAAGCAGACGGTGCATTAAGAGATGCGCTTTCAATTTTTGATAGGCTTTCTACATTTTCTCAAAAAAATATTACTCTTGCAAAGGCAGCTGAAGTTCTCAATATTTTAGATTACGATCAATATCTGAAAATTGTTGATCTGGCTAAAGAAAATAAAATTCCGGAAATTCTTTTTGCTTTTAATGAAATTGTAAAAAAAGGTTTTGATCCGCATCTATTTATTGCCGGACTTGGAAATCATTTCCGCGATTTGATGATGGCTCAAAATTCTTCAACAATAGATTTAATTGAAGTAGGAGAGCAGACTAAAGTAAAATTTGTTGAGCAGGGACAAAAATGGAGTCCTCAAAATCTCATCGACGGAATTGAAATCTGTAATCACGCAGATATCAATTATAAGAATTCAAAAAATCCTAGACTTACCGTAGAAATTGCTTTGATGCAATTATCGTCTCTTTCAGCCGCTGGCGAAATAGCTAAAAAAAAAAGTTCTTAA